CACTCAGTGTACCACAACTTAAGCATTCATGGAAAGCCTGTAGTCAAACTCACTCGAGAGGAGGCCCAAAGCTCTCGATAACTCTTGTCTCTGCAGAAAAGATTTTGCAGTACTCACGGGCCAGATTCTGAATCTTACAGTCCTGTATGCAAAACAATGGAAAATATCAGGTTCGAATTAATTACAACATCAAACTTTCCGTTTCGAAGAGAGACATACCTGCTTGACTAAGTCCATGTTCCTGTCTGTGAGGCAGTGTTCCTCTTTGCCGCCATATGCGATGTGGCGTTGTGCTTTGATGATACACGTGTGACCAGATTCAAAAACAGGCTCCAGGCCATAGATGACTTTAGCCCTCCATACTTTATGGGTACAACCTTTGCCGATACAGGATTTGTTCACCATCACACGACCAAACAACTTGCTGCCCCAAACACCACTGTCAGCAACACCCTTGCTGAACACCAGGGGCGCCATTTCGATCTCCTCCCCAACTTGATGACAGGACAAACGAGTTGGAAATGCATTCAACGTTTGGTTGTATTAATAGTTAACATCTGACCTTACCACTATGGTCCACACGGAGAGAAATCCCTGCCAAAACTGAAACACATTGGGAGACAGAGAACACGTTTAGTATTATCACAGCTAAACAGTTTACATAAAATTGATATGCCAACTAACTACATACTCTCTGGACCGAGCAGGAAGTCAGTTGAGTCACTCCCGTAGTCATTTGCGATAGTACATTTGTAAACACCAGAGTCTTTGCTTGATGCTTGAACGACGGCCAAATTAACATGGCTTTCATCCGCCGCACTGAGAGACAAGTACAAATACACAGAATCAGTAatcatttataaaaataaaaataaatgtttacatgcTAGGAACGTACCTTTTTTTAATCCGGGCAATCTCCAATTGATTTCTGTACCAAGTGATGGTCGAGTCAGTGAGAACGTTGAAGAACTGGCACCACAGTTTAAGGTGCCCCGAGGCATCTGCGAAGTTTTCACTGCGGATCTTACGGATGACTTGAGGAGCTAAAATGAAGAGATGTGACCATGAGGATCACGTTTGCATCTGTAGTCGGGGTGATAATCTAATCACAGAGTAACTAATGATACCATCACAAAATTTTGCCAATGCAAGTTCATGTGATTTGCTGAAAAGACAGTAGCAACGTAACTGAAGAGTAAGTAGAATAGAGTAATGATATCCTGTAGTTTGAACTTTTATCATCATCTGATGTCTGCAAAGTTCTGAGGAGGACTAATTCCCGAAAAGCTGAAAGCATCCATGGCCGAGTTGTGAAGATCTGCTCATCAGAGATGTTGAATGCATTTACAGACATCTTTAACCTGTCAGTCTTCCTATTTCAAATCTGTCACCGAAATGCCCCTCCaccagaaaaaaacagcaatctGTCGAAACGACTACCGCCCTATTGCTCCTCAAAAAGTAGTTATGACACACATTATCAGAATCACtccagcctaaaaaaaaaacagacacactGTTTAGTGACTACAGACGCtaccctacttacgaacattcgagttacgaacaacggtacatacgaacatttctgcgcgtacagtatgtcgaaaaatgttcggaaagaaatgctgtaagttagattttgtattgcgcgtagtgcttctttccgccgctaataccgacgattggcgctgtgagagctcattggaggctgagcaacgtggcgaggaggaggaggaagaaacgccggtccccatgaagcaggaaataacttttgaagccgattccagcgacgacgaagaatctctcatgatataaaatcctcctcttcctcctcctccatcatctccttaagcatcgagtacatcttccaaaagtaagttaaacttcattttatttatcttattacgtacatgtacatactgtgtgtgtctctcgcgctctctctctaccatacgtagtacagtacagtactgtacgtattctctccattttattaaaagtttttttcagtacaaaccaatgcaggttacttgtacaagccttaaacatacttatataaaccttcaatatacttatataggctttaaacataaattataatacaaaatatagcactgaagcaacttacgaacaaattcaccttacgaacgatcatccggaacgtaactcgttcgtaaggtggggagcgtctgtacaactCAGTGTTTAACACGGATAGTAGACTGACTAAGAAACTGCTTACCCTCGGATTACCCTTACCTTTACATGGGTCCCATCTGTCCTTCTCAGTTTTCTCACTTTGGCTGTCCTCATTGGGCGGTTGGCTCGATGCCTTTGTCACAGCAGTCTTCTTTCTTTCCAGCATTGGCGATCTCTTTTCTACAAGAGGAGATCTATCATCGCTAGGCTGAAGAAGAGGTGAACGTTGAGAGGAGTCTGGAGATACGATTGACGCGGGACTGGAGTTAAGCATGGTGTCTAGTGGCGAAACCTCTTGTTTCATAGGTTGGTGATCAGGTAGTAAGTTGATCTCAGGTTTGTCCTTGGAAGAAAGGATCTTGCGACGGGCCCCTGAGGCCAATTCTTGTGGAGTCGCAGGAGTAGGTAAAGAATCACAATTTTCTGTCTGTAATAATGGACTGGCTTCAGTATTTGGATTCGGTAAGAAGTCTTTCCCTTGAATGTCTTCAACCATCCCTTGGATATGAAGGCAGTTTCCTTGTGCATCTGCACCATGAACACTTTTACTGGGAAATCTCAACACCCCCAGTGAACAACTAGTTGGGTCGCGTTGTATTATCAGTGTTTGAGAAGTATTTCCAGTAATTTCTTGTTGAATTTCAGTGTCAAATTTAATATCTGGGAAGAAGTTTTCCACAAGTCCCAAGTTTTTGCCCTGAATCTGATCACTTTTGGTTCTTGATGTGGGTCTTTGAGTTGCTTCTTCCTTAGGATTTATGGGAAGACAAGGGTacgtttttgaagaatttgcaTTGGGAATGGCCACAACATCTTGATTGTATTCTATGCTGAGGGGATCAACAGCAGATAAAGGACAGGGACTAGGATCTTCCTGAAAAGTACGACTCTTTCCTGGATGACTTTGCTTTACAAGATGTACCTTTGGAGAGGTTTGATCAACAAAAGTATTAGGTATGCTATCAGGTACTGACTTCCTCAGCTGAGTTTCTTTCTCTTCAGGCTTCACTGGAACGGAAGAGTAGTTATTTAAAGAACCAGCATCGGGAACGTCTGTGACATCTTGATTGACTTCTTTGCTAAGGGGATCAATGACAGATAAAGGGCGAAGGCTAGGATCTTGATTACGTTCCTTCACAAGATTTCCTTTTGGAGAGCTTCGATCGACATGATTCTTAGGTATGCTCTCAGGTACTGCCTTTCTCCCTTGAGTTACAATCGCTTTAGGATTCACGGGATCAGAACAGGAGTTATTTGAAGAATCTGTATTGGAAAAGGCTGTAACATCTCGATGGCATTCTATGCGGAGGGAATCAACTGCAGATGTAGGACAGGGACTAGGATCTTCCTGAAAAGTACGACTCTTTCCTGGATGACTTTGCTTTAAAAGATATTCCTTTGGAGAGGTTTGATCGACATGATTCTTAGGTATGCTGTCAGGTGCTGACTTCCTCGGCTGAGTTTCTACCTCTTTAGATTTCACTGGAACGGAAGAGTAATTATTTAAAGAACCAGCATCGATAGTGTTTGTGACATCTTCATTGACTTCTATGCTAAGGGGATTAGTGACAGATGGGTGAAGGCTAGGATCTTGATTACGTTCCTTCACAAGATTCTCAGTTACAATCTCCTTAGGATTCACGGGATCAGAACAGGAGTTATTTGAAAAACCTGAATTGGAAAAGGCTGTGACATCTCGATGGCATTCTATGCTGAGGGAATCAACTGCAAATGAAGAAGGATTAGGATCCTTTGGAGAAATCTTATTCGTTCCCAGTTGGGTTTTCTGTACATGTTCCTTTGTAGTGGATCTATCGACACTAATCTTTGGTATGATTTCAGGTTCTGTCTTGATCCCACGAGCTATACATTTATCATTTTCAATTCTAAGGTTTTGAGATTTGTCTGCAGCAGTGGGATGTGTTACGAAGTCTGAAGGGATGTCTTGAGCAGGACTAGTTACTGCTGAATCAAAAGCCCTTATTTGGGCTCTCATAATTTCTGCAACAGATACGACTCTGGTCACAGGTTTGGGGAGTTCTTGGATGTCTGTGGATTGCTGCTCATGTAAACGGGGAGCTTTTTGGTATGGCCGAGCAGTTTcaactttaaactgtttatTAGACTGTAATTCCGAGTTGGATTTTAAACTAGATACTTTTTTATCCTTATTAGACACAACCACGGACTTAGAGACTTTAGCTACTTTGTTGTCTGGTTGTTGAATCTTTGGTGAATCAGTGGTTTCAGTCACaactttatcatttttttcttttggcacCACCAGCCTTTTAACCTCATTAGCATCTACCTTCTTATAACCTTGGCCTTCTTGCGATGCTTTTATCCCTGCAACACATTTTACCACTAAATCAGCTTGGCTTTGTTGGTCCGCAAATGAAAGAGGTTGTGATTTCTGCGGGACCGCGTGGCTTCCTCTTAATCCCTTGGAATGATGCTGTCTGTGTTGTGGTGATATGACAATAGGTGTGACCAAAGAGTCCTCTGATGTAGCTGCTCCTTTCGGTGGGGTTTTCCGCTGCGGTCGCGGATCTGCTGCTGCCAAACGCCGGTCAGGTGGAGGCTGCGGGTTAACAGGTGCATCATTCCCACTCATCCATGTAGGAGCCTGTGTAACCTTAGGAGACAATTCAAGCAAATGTTTCCAGGCTGTAAATGTTAATGATACTTTATCCCTGGCTGTGCAAACACGGTAAATGTGTAATtccaacaacagcaacaatggaCCAACTATAGATACTATAAGCTATCACACGCTCATGTGACATGAGTGTCATGAGTGCCTGGTGCTGTTTGTTGGCTCAACTGCAAAtcacaatgtatttatttttaggaagCTTCTCTTTGAAAGCAGGCCTATATTAGTGCAAATGCTACAATGGTAAGATATGTCTTCTGGAATGTCAATTCAGAATGATGTTCAATTTATTTagtgatttctttattacttTTTCAACACAATTCTCATGTTTGTGTAGTTAAGATGagagttaatttaattaaaaaaaatattacttaacCTGAGAGatgtatttgaaacactataagaTTACATTACATTGATATATTTTCTCTCTCAGATTTGCACTATATAGCTGTAAGATCATGCCGACTTACATTCTGTTTggcactatttatttaaatgtttgctTCACAACACAATCCTCATGCTTTGTTTGTTCAAATCGTATCTGGTGTTCATTTGAGGGTCGTGTCTATTTGAAAGCAGGGCATGACAGTAAGATGAGAAGATTCAGATTTCAGAAGTATTAAGAACCCAAGACGTGAGCTGTTCTGTGATGTCTATTCAGATATGCTGTAAGAAAATGCTcattatgtatatttttgtttgtttgtttctagtgattaatatatatttataaagcatattgaatttttttaaacacagttCTCAGATTTCAAATATTATACCAAGACTATCATTACACTTCTAATCCTTTGCACCCAACCGTGTTTCTAGAGGCCACATATGACCTAGTGACAGGAGCAACTTATGTAAACACTGGAATGGAAATACAGTCTGATTTAGAATAGGCTGCTCAACCGTTGGATTCTATTGCTGCCAAAGCAAGAGGAGATAGTGAAGATGGTCCACAAATGTAACTTCTGTATCTACTAGCTTGGTTTTGGTATCAGTGGGAAAAGATGAGAAGTTTTGTATCATAGCATTGACCGAGGAAATATTTGGATCCATTGTTACAAAACGTATTGCATGTGCAACAGTTAAAACATGTTCCGGTTAAGTTGCGAAAGGGTGATGAGATCAGTGTATCAGCTCTCTGATTTGTGGTCGAGACAGTGTCAAATCCACATCACGTCTGAGCATGAGTTGGACCCCCTTTTATAATTAGCAAGAGAGGTTCCCTGAGT
This portion of the Vanacampus margaritifer isolate UIUO_Vmar chromosome 4, RoL_Vmar_1.0, whole genome shotgun sequence genome encodes:
- the LOC144050008 gene encoding alpha-protein kinase 3-like: MGSRRTISRSQSANGRSGNGNTGNSRPGGCSYISNVRPENRSTLCSVIAQLTQETQPAFVTTLKSKAVSESCNVKFFCVVTGYPIPQLTWYKDDKQLDRFCGLPKYEIFRNGQTHSLHIYNCTVEDAAIYQVSASNNKGIVSCSGVLEVGGMNEFKIHQRYFAKIKQKTEGRGKEGDGKENQEPIRTISPECSQRKRRSTVEAFLSTPSCTEDEVTEELNRSVCEDSKVEPAEEPVEENPAPLTKTCAKINNENGIVAGIAKTPFAKKKIKICPKGERTPEEMREASSAELMEVESCRNITEHQNRAPLGRFLRSQSSEALRSPEGARRDKESAFKRDEKVSEKNPRMPSRLQNAPQQLSSRHMQHVTDPGSADGILQNRNALPEKTSNQPPQKETKAKQRNLSTQSEVTQAPTWMSGNDAPVNPQPPPDRRLAAADPRPQRKTPPKGAATSEDSLVTPIVISPQHRQHHSKGLRGSHAVPQKSQPLSFADQQSQADLVVKCVAGIKASQEGQGYKKVDANEVKRLVVPKEKNDKVVTETTDSPKIQQPDNKVAKVSKSVVVSNKDKKVSSLKSNSELQSNKQFKVETARPYQKAPRLHEQQSTDIQELPKPVTRVVSVAEIMRAQIRAFDSAVTSPAQDIPSDFVTHPTAADKSQNLRIENDKCIARGIKTEPEIIPKISVDRSTTKEHVQKTQLGTNKISPKDPNPSSFAVDSLSIECHRDVTAFSNSGFSNNSCSDPVNPKEIVTENLVKERNQDPSLHPSVTNPLSIEVNEDVTNTIDAGSLNNYSSVPVKSKEVETQPRKSAPDSIPKNHVDQTSPKEYLLKQSHPGKSRTFQEDPSPCPTSAVDSLRIECHRDVTAFSNTDSSNNSCSDPVNPKAIVTQGRKAVPESIPKNHVDRSSPKGNLVKERNQDPSLRPLSVIDPLSKEVNQDVTDVPDAGSLNNYSSVPVKPEEKETQLRKSVPDSIPNTFVDQTSPKVHLVKQSHPGKSRTFQEDPSPCPLSAVDPLSIEYNQDVVAIPNANSSKTYPCLPINPKEEATQRPTSRTKSDQIQGKNLGLVENFFPDIKFDTEIQQEITGNTSQTLIIQRDPTSCSLGVLRFPSKSVHGADAQGNCLHIQGMVEDIQGKDFLPNPNTEASPLLQTENCDSLPTPATPQELASGARRKILSSKDKPEINLLPDHQPMKQEVSPLDTMLNSSPASIVSPDSSQRSPLLQPSDDRSPLVEKRSPMLERKKTAVTKASSQPPNEDSQSEKTEKDRWDPCKAPQVIRKIRSENFADASGHLKLWCQFFNVLTDSTITWYRNQLEIARIKKSAADESHVNLAVVQASSKDSGVYKCTIANDYGSDSTDFLLGPEILAGISLRVDHSVGEEIEMAPLVFSKGVADSGVWGSKLFGRVMVNKSCIGKGCTHKVWRAKVIYGLEPVFESGHTCIIKAQRHIAYGGKEEHCLTDRNMDLVKQDCKIQNLAREYCKIFSAETRVIESFGPPLEVIPVYLMYRPANTIPYATVEADLAGVYEKYVVMDHTGRIEMRTTSEVGLKCCALQHWIFQWTNGNLLITWLEGVDTKITNIGITVKYAGHQGLQMEGKPQIFEAFVSQHQCNYFCGLLGLRSLKLLDSLMAPAKPKGSRSPLLQRKSQAAGSCSPQAGRRAAGSPRALRKAEQDATMSLKAAVEVSL